A region of Maniola jurtina chromosome 7, ilManJurt1.1, whole genome shotgun sequence DNA encodes the following proteins:
- the LOC123867000 gene encoding uncharacterized protein LOC123867000 isoform X4: MRLSTSEEIPTTTVGRTASPGAGAVAAQDSYDVTRMREEEFERLTVYIVPDVPCERGVSNRAERTLPRSLALRPSAVLSTPNTPTEGVWSTGVIPRGTRFGPFEGTRTPNKPNDKVSWRYYWRIFKDSDYYYLDGSDTSVANWMRYVASAYSLSVMNLVACQHQEHIYFYTIRDIMPNEELMVWYCKDFATRLGYDIDPERATYSICKEETIKKAYGLPPAPVHPEIAFNHMKYVLSLTNAKEILDGEISTKRRKRDSNDKTLHENPNQPRDDPRSINKNERAIVRTDISTNIIHPKSESPITNEHTPLSPSNLMQPPSPVKLQHRDNQTLIIQHKESTSHVVIHQLENPRMHCNRSPAQNLHLRDVRGPSPMATNHQDKVGSKSPTFTHCVPNHYEHQLTPNDGSVRSDEGYHSNGYHDEFTPPEDSSDSDVENYVLDCSNKTNEPKETVIVQKVDQDMHRNEYRKVKIKMPRAYQYQNHKDMDCESEKELLIAEEVINTSPHNLSPPRRDPATSTVIVLESSQNTVVPLNKPYYEDGTISPTPQPAFMRYTPPDTRILETILTGNRIDTNNNDSNRRQPNATPPPSSPTEMAYSYKKSQRYGNACSPDSSSNLTPLPSLLPLPQQLPAPNSVSVYSSSPPHTIPHTTEIREIREIREIRETRYESHYPNYSYSLYSPPNSTIITQLGSPPSTYSPTVTSSHQYERIQNGQANHHFPSSTSVITLKNCSQLSLIQNANVNGQLVPQHSMSPDGTCSLMVGPMSPNSQSSRGYRSLPYPLKKKDGKMHYECNVCCKTFGQLSNLKVHLRTHSGERPFKCNVCNKSFTQLAHLQKHHLVHTGEKPHQCDICKKRFSSTSNLKTHLRLHSGQKPYACDLCMQKFTQFVHLKLHKRLHTNDRPYVCQGCDKKYISASGLRTHWKTTSCKPNNIEEVLAITNAAHTECIGTVDKDCHEREGLEAYEVHSASQGGLVGAGGARVAMAHGEALLGGHAHTTTPHLAPGHGQLSPSAAGAQYRGLLPAAAEHEQAHYSAPGGETRPSVIESSQPLIIECT; encoded by the exons ATGAGGCTG TCAACCAGTGAAGAAATCCCTACAACAACGGTGGGCCGCACAGCAAGCCCCGGCGCGGGCGCTGTGGCCGCACAAGACTCGTATGACGTGACGCGCATGCGCGAGGAAGAGTTCGAGAGGCTCACTGTGTACATAGTACCCGACGTGCCTTGCGAACGTGGCGTATCGAACAGAGCCGAAAGAACTCTCCCACGCAGCTTGGCGCTCAGGCCCTCGGCGGTACTATCCACCCCAAATACACCG actgAAGGCGTATGGAGTACAGGAGTTATTCCACGCGGTACGAGGTTTGGTCCTTTCGAAGGCACTCGTACGCCTAACAAACCAAACGACAAAGTTTCCTGGCGTTATTACTGGAGG ATATTTAAAGATAGCGATTACTATTACCTTGATGGATCTGATACGAGCGTTGCAAACTGGATGCGATACGTCGCTTCAGCTTACTCCCTGTCCGTGATGAACCTTGTCGCGTGTCAACACCAGGAACACATTTACTTCTACACCATTAG GGATATCATGCCTAACGAAGAACTCATGGTGTGGTACTGCAAAGACTTTGCAACAAGGCTCGGCTACGATATCGATCCTGAAAGAGCTACATATTCCATAT GTAAAGAAGAAACAATTAAAAAGGCTTATGGCTTGCCACCAGCACCAGTACATCCGGAAATTGCCTTTAACCACATGAAGTATGTCCTAAGTCTTACTAATGCTAAAGAGATTCTTGACGGAGAAATTTCAACAAAGCGGAGAAAACGGGATTCTAATGATAAAACTCTTCATGAAAATCCCAATCAACCACGCGATGACCCaagaagtataaataaaaatgaaagagCCATTGTGCGGACTGACATTTCCACAAATATCATTCATCCCAAATCTGAAAGTCCAATTACAAACGAGCACACACCATTGTCACCAAGCAATTTAATGCAACCACCTTCACCAGTAAAATTACAGCATAGAGACAATCAAACTTTAATAATTCAACATAAAGAGAGTACGTCGCATGTAGTAATACATCAACTTGAAAACCCAAGAATGCACTGTAACAGATCACCTGCACAAAATTTACATCTAAGGGATGTTCGCGGGCCTTCTCCTATGGCAACAAATCATCAAGATAAAGTCGGTAGTAAATCTCCTACTTTTACTCATTGTGTACCAAACCATTATGAACATCAACTAACGCCAAATGATGGTTCCGTAAGATCAGACGAGGGTTATCACAGCAATGGTTATCATGATGAATTCACACCACCAGAAGACTCAAGTGATTCAGATGTAGAAAATTACGTATTAGATTGCTCTAATAAAACTAATGAGCCTAAGGAAACTGTCATAGTTCAAAAAGTAGACCAAGATATGCATCGCAATGAGTAtagaaaagttaaaataaaaatgccaAGAGCCtatcaatatcaaaatcataaagatatggATTGTGAAAGTGAAAAGGAGTTGCTAATCGCAGAAGAAGTTATTAATACATCACCACACAATTTATCCCCACCTCGACGCGATCCAGCCACTTCCACTGTAATAGTTTTAGAATCCTCACAAAACACAGTCGTTCCTCTTAATAAACCATACTACGAAGATGGAACTATATCACCAACACCACAACCAGCTTTCATGCGTTACACACCCCCCGATACGCGAATACTAGAAACCATTCTCACAGGAAATAGAATCGACACCAATAACAATGACTCAAACCGAAGACAACCaaacgcaactccgccaccatCATCACCGACAGAAATGGCCTATTCTTACAAGAAAAGCCAAAGGTACGGTAACGCTTGCAGTCCTGATTCAAGTTCAAACCTAACACCATTGCCATCATTGCTGCCCTTACCACAACAGTTGCCAGCACCAAATTCGGTATCAGTTTATTCTTCCTCGCCTCCGCATACTATTCCACATACAACAGAAATACGTGAAATAAGAGAAATAAGGGAAATAAGAGAGACCCGGTATGAAAGCCACTATCCAAATTATTCGTATAGCCTATATTCACCGCCTAACTCTACAATAATTACGCAACTAGGATCTCCACCGAGTACATATTCGCCAACAGTTACATCGTCTCATCAGTATGAAAGAATTCAAAATGGACAAGCTAATCACCACTTTCCATCTTCAACCAGTGTTATAACTCTTAAAAATTGCTCTCAATTGAGTTTAATACAAAATGCAAATGTTAATGGTCAACTCGTACCACAGCACAGTATGAGTCCAGACGGCACATGTAGTCTCATGGTCGGACCGATGAGTCCTAACTCGCAATCCTCTCGCGGTTACAGGAGTTTACCGTACCCGCTAAAGAAAAAAGATGGAAAAATGCATTATGAATGTAATGTTTGCTGTAAAACCTTCGGTCAGCTTTCAAATCTAAAGGTTCATTTAAGAACACATTCAGGAGAGCGACCGTTCAAATGCAATGTTTGCAATAAATCATTTACACAACTGGCTCATCTACAAAAACATCATCTCGTACATACGGGCGAAAAACCACACCAATGTGATATCTGCAAGAAAAGGTTTTCCTCAACATCCAACTTGAAAACACACCTACGACTACATTCCGGCCAGAAGCCTTACGCCTGTGATCTTTGTATGCAGAAATTCACACAATTTGTTCACCTCAAACTGCACAAGAGGCTTCACACGAACGACCGGCCATACGTTTGTCAAGGCTGTGACAAAAAGTATATCAGCGCATCGGGACTACGCACTCACTGGAAAACCACTAGCTGCAAACCGAACAACATCGAGGAAGTTTTAGCAATCACTAACGCCGCTCATACTGAATGTATCG GTACTGTCGACAAAGACTGCCACGAAAGAGAGGGGCTCGAGGCGTACGAAGTGCACTCAGCATCGCAGGGAGGGCTGGTGGGAGCCGGTGGGGCGCGCGTGGCGA